The following are encoded together in the Thermosinus carboxydivorans Nor1 genome:
- a CDS encoding HNH endonuclease has product MSFDPGLKIGEVITHDRLLDIFKCGNMGGMRRSQKTNTLVIISDHTKGLYEDKWVGDVLHYTGMGKNGDQSLNFAQNRTLAESNENGVDVHLFEVFKEKEYVYMGQVKLVEKPYQEVQKGEDGVPRKVWIFPVKVIQESAAIAVDSSLIQTKYEEKEKQAKRLDNETLAKRAKESQSEKTSVRNAVTTIYERNAYVSEYAKRRANGICQLCEREAPFKNKDGEPYLETHHIEWLSRGGTDTLDNTVALCPNCHRKMHSLDLEEDRSKLKKVAIIV; this is encoded by the coding sequence ATGAGCTTTGACCCAGGATTAAAAATTGGCGAAGTTATTACTCACGATCGTCTGCTTGATATTTTTAAGTGTGGGAATATGGGCGGAATGAGGCGTTCCCAAAAAACTAATACCTTAGTCATTATCTCGGACCATACTAAGGGACTTTATGAAGACAAATGGGTTGGTGATGTTCTTCATTATACCGGTATGGGAAAAAACGGCGACCAAAGTTTGAATTTTGCTCAGAATAGAACATTAGCAGAGTCAAATGAAAACGGAGTAGATGTGCATCTCTTTGAGGTTTTTAAAGAAAAAGAGTATGTATATATGGGACAAGTAAAACTTGTTGAAAAACCTTATCAAGAGGTGCAAAAAGGGGAAGATGGTGTTCCAAGAAAAGTCTGGATATTTCCAGTTAAAGTTATTCAGGAAAGTGCGGCTATAGCTGTTGACTCCTCTTTAATTCAAACTAAATATGAAGAAAAGGAAAAGCAAGCTAAAAGATTAGATAATGAAACGCTTGCCAAAAGAGCAAAAGAGTCACAGTCAGAAAAAACAAGCGTGAGAAATGCTGTAACAACTATATATGAACGCAATGCTTATGTTTCAGAATACGCCAAAAGACGAGCAAATGGCATTTGTCAGCTTTGTGAAAGGGAGGCACCGTTTAAAAATAAAGATGGAGAGCCATATTTAGAAACACACCATATAGAATGGTTATCAAGAGGTGGAACTGATACTCTAGATAATACTGTGGCTTTATGCCCAAACTGTCATAGAAAAATGCATAGCTTAGACCTTGAAGAGGATAGGTCGAAGCTTAAAAAAGTTGCCATAATTGTATGA
- a CDS encoding (deoxy)nucleoside triphosphate pyrophosphohydrolase translates to MKEVTAAIIINDGKVLIAQRAENQKLAGKWEFPGGKIESGETPEECLIREINEELGINIEVNDFFGKVYINMIWKK, encoded by the coding sequence ATGAAAGAAGTTACTGCAGCGATTATTATAAATGATGGGAAAGTATTGATAGCTCAAAGGGCTGAAAATCAAAAGTTGGCCGGTAAATGGGAGTTTCCTGGAGGTAAAATTGAGTCTGGCGAAACTCCGGAAGAATGTTTGATACGTGAAATTAACGAGGAACTTGGTATTAACATTGAAGTGAATGATTTCTTTGGTAAAGTGTATATCAATATGATATGGAAGAAATAA